A single genomic interval of Helianthus annuus cultivar XRQ/B chromosome 13, HanXRQr2.0-SUNRISE, whole genome shotgun sequence harbors:
- the LOC110900642 gene encoding uncharacterized protein LOC110900642 — translation MASSAAPAPAHSFEFDHDVDDDSDPVFPPGFDPDHDIEFIHLDKPMEDPVASVDPLFVDPVDFDMEFVDPEPAAAPEPVIAPDPALEHDPDHADAPDVAPLVDDVPVDDHPVVVPQLVDDHVAIDAHADAPLLLEDHVVAPALAPPVADLPIVASHPDPMPVMLDHAPFATHIDPRYAHTHNGWIDDDADFPPFVVPVTPPVAPVAAPVSVPMDAPLFPTFTADAHRTDLPITFLQDIPPPRPGEGSS, via the coding sequence ATGGCGTCATCCGCTGCACCTGCACCTGCCcatagctttgagtttgatcatgatgttgatgatgattcagatcCTGTTTTTCCACCTGGCTTCGATCCCGATCATGACATTGAGTTTATTCATTTAGAtaagcccatggaggatcccgtaGCCTCTGTCGATCCCTTGTTTGTTGATCCAGTTGACTTTgacatggagtttgttgatccggagcctgctGCAGCCCCTGAGCCAGTTATTGCTCCTGACCCCGCGTTAGAGCATGACCCtgatcatgccgatgcacctgatGTTGCTCCTTTGGTTGATGATGTACCTGTTGATGATCATCCTGTTGTTGTTCCACAgttggtggatgatcatgttgCGATTGATGCTCATGCTGATGCTCCACTTTTGTTAGAGGATCATGTTGTCGCACCAGCTCTCGCACCACCCGTTGCGGACCTACCTATTGTCGCATCACATCCTGATCCTATGCCAGTGATGTTAGACCATGCACCTTTTGCGACCCATATTGATCCACGATACGCTCACACCCacaatgggtggatagacgatgacGCTGATTTCCCACCTTTTGTGGTACCTGTTACACCCCCCGTAGCCCCCGTTGCAGCCCCTGTTTCGGTTCCCATGGATGCACCTTTGTTTCCCACATTTACCGCTGATGCTCACCGCACCGACTTACCTATCACgtttcttcaggacatacctccaccacgtcctggaGAGGGTTCGTCTTAA